Proteins encoded within one genomic window of Canis lupus familiaris isolate Mischka breed German Shepherd chromosome 12, alternate assembly UU_Cfam_GSD_1.0, whole genome shotgun sequence:
- the RGL2 gene encoding ral guanine nucleotide dissociation stimulator-like 2 isoform X2 — MLPRPLRLLWDASPPGGVVLSSFRSRDPEEGGGPGGRGVGGGQEEEEEEEEDEAPVSVWDEEENGATFTVTSRQYRPLDPLAPTPPPRSSRRLRAGTLEALVRHLLDARTSGADVTFTPAFLATHRAFTSTPALLGLVADRLEALESHPTDELERTIGVATSVLSTWLASHPEDFGSEVKGQLDRLESFLLRTGYAAGEGVGGGSADLIRNLRFRVDPQAPDLPKPLALPGDPPADPTDVLVFLADHLAEQLTLLDAELFLHLVPSQCLGSLWGHRDRPGHSHLCPSVRATVTQFNKVAGAVVSSVLGATSAGEGPGEVTIRPLRPPQRARLLEKWIRVAEECRLLRNFSSVYAVVSALQSSPIHRLRAAWGEATRDSLRVFSSLCQIFSEEDNYSQSRELLLQEVKLQPSLESNSKKAPRSGSGSRGGGVVPYLGTFLKDLVMLDAASKDELENGYINFDKRRKEFAVLSELRRLQNECRGYDLRPDPDIQQWLRGLRPLTEAQSHRVSCEVEPPGTSDPPAPRVLRPTLVISQWTEVLGSVGGPTPLVSWDRPSVGGEEVPGTPAPLLTRLAQHMKWPSVSSLDSALESTPYLHSLADPSHLSPPASSPRPSRGHRRSASCGSPLSGGAEGASKGTEYRGGGSGPGASDCRIIRVQMELGEDGSVYKSILVTSQDKAPSVISRVLKKNNRDSAVASEYELVQLLPGERELTIPPSANVFYAMDGASHDFLLRQRRRPSTATLGLTSSPSASGTPPSEGGGGSFPRIKATGRKIARALF; from the exons ATGCTCCCGCGGCCCCTGCGGCTGCTTTGGGACGCGAGTCCCCCCGGGGGAGTCGTGCTGAGCAGCTTCCGGAGCCGAGACCCCGAAGAGGGTGGGGGCCCAGGTGGCCGGGGCgtgggcggggggcaggaggaagaggaggaggaggaagaagacgAG GCCCCTGTGTCTGTCTGGGATGAGGAGGAGAATGGTGCCACCTTTACTGTCACAAGCCGCCAGTATCGGCCTCTTGATCCCTTG GCCCCGACGCCTCCCCCTCGGTCCTCCAGAAGGCTCCGAGCTGGCACTCTGGAGGCCCTGGTCAGACACCTGCTGGATGCCCGGACATCAGGGGCTGACGTGACCTTCACACCAGCTTTCCTGGCCACCCACAGGGCCTTCActtccacccctgccctgctAGGGCTTGTGGCTGACAG GCTGGAAGCCCTCGAATCTCATCCTACTGATGAACTAGAGAGGACAATAGG GGTAGCCACCTCTGTACTGTCAACCTGGCTGGCCTCTCACCCTGAGGATTTTGGCTCTGAGGTCAAGGGCCAGCTTGACCGGCTTGAGAGCTTCTTGCTTCGGACAGGGTATGCAGCAGGGGAGGGTGTTGGGGGGGGCAGCGCTGACCTCATCCGCAACCTCCGGTTCCGGGTGGACCCCCAGGCCCCCGACCTTCCTAAGCCCCTGGCCCTCCCCGGCGATCCCCCTGCTGACCCCACGGATGTCCTGGTGTTCCTCGCTGACCACTTGGCCGAACAGCTGACCCTGCTAGATGCG GAGCTGTTTCTCCATCTGGTCCCCTCTCAGTGCCTGGGGAGCCTGTGGGGTCACAGAGACCGGCCGGGACATTCCCACCTCTGCCCATCTGTCCGAGCTACTGTCACACAGTTCAACAAGGTGGCAGGGGCAGTGGTCAGCTCTGTCCTGGGAGCTACTTCAGCTGGAGAGGGGCCCGGGGAGGTGACCATTCGGCCACTGCGTCCTCCGCAGAGGGCCCGGCTCCTGGAAAAGTGGATCCGTGTGGCAGAG gagtgTCGTCTGCTCCGAAACTTCTCTTCGGTTTATGCTGTGGTGTCGGCCCTGCAGTCCAGCCCCATCCACAGGCTTCGAGCAGCCTGGGGGGAAGCCACCAG ggacagCCTCCGAGTCTTCTCCAGCCTCTGCCAGATCTTCTCCGAGGAGGATAATTATTCCCAGAGCCGGGAGCTCCTCTTGCAG GAGGTGAAGCTGCAGCCCTCTCTGGAGTCAAATTCCAAGAAGGCTCCGAGGTCTGGCTCTGGCTCCCGGGGTGGG ggcgtggtcccataTCTTGGCACCTTCCTGAAGGACCTCGTGATGCTGGACGCAGCCTCCAAGGATGAGCTGGAG AACGGATACATCAATTTTGACAAGCGGAGGAAG GAGTTTGCTGTCCTTTCTGAGCTGCGGCGGCTCCAGAACGAATGTCGTGGCTATGACCTCCGACCTGACCCTGATATCCAGCAGTGGCTGCGAGGGCTTCGGCCGCTGACAGAGGCCCAGAG CCATCGAGTGTCCTGTGAGGTGGAGCCACCTGGTACCAGTGACCCTCCTGCCCCAAGGGTGCTTCGGCCAACACTGGTCATCTCGCAATGGACAGA ggtcctgggctctgtCGGGGGACCCACCCCCCTTGTCTCCTGGGACCGGCCCagtgtggggggagaggaggtACCTGGAACCCCTGCTCCTCTGTTGACCAGGCTGGCCCAG CACATGAAGTGGCCATCTGTCTCATCTCTGGACTCTGCCCTGGAAAGCACTCCATACCTGCACAGTCTGGCGGACCCCAGCCACctctctcccccagcctcctctcccagGCCTTCTCGAGGTCACCGCCGTTCCGCCTCCtgtggctccccactcagtgggggtGCAGAAGGGGCCTCCAAGGGGACTGAATACAGGGGTGGGGGATCTGGGCCAGGGGCCTCTGATTGCCGAATCATCCGAGTCCAGATGGAGCTGGGGGAAGATGGCAGTGTCTACAAGAGCATCTTG GTGACAAGCCAAGACAAGGCTCCAAGTGTCATCAGTCGTGTCCTTAAGAAAAACAATCGTGACTCTGCGGTGGCTTCGGAATATGAGCTAGTGCAGCTGCTACCAGGGGAGCGAG AGCTGACCATCCCACCCTCGGCTAATGTTTTCTATGCTATGGATGGAGCATCACACGATTTCCTCCTACGGCAGCGGCGAAGGCCCTCTACTGCTACACTGGGTCTCACCAGCAGCCCCTCAGCCTCAGGAACTCCCCcaagtgagggaggagggggttcTTTTCCCAGGATCAAGGCCACAGGGAGGAAGATTGCCCGGGCACTGTTTTGA
- the RGL2 gene encoding ral guanine nucleotide dissociation stimulator-like 2 isoform X1, producing MLPRPLRLLWDASPPGGVVLSSFRSRDPEEGGGPGGRGVGGGQEEEEEEEEDEAPVSVWDEEENGATFTVTSRQYRPLDPLAPTPPPRSSRRLRAGTLEALVRHLLDARTSGADVTFTPAFLATHRAFTSTPALLGLVADRLEALESHPTDELERTIGVATSVLSTWLASHPEDFGSEVKGQLDRLESFLLRTGYAAGEGVGGGSADLIRNLRFRVDPQAPDLPKPLALPGDPPADPTDVLVFLADHLAEQLTLLDAELFLHLVPSQCLGSLWGHRDRPGHSHLCPSVRATVTQFNKVAGAVVSSVLGATSAGEGPGEVTIRPLRPPQRARLLEKWIRVAEECRLLRNFSSVYAVVSALQSSPIHRLRAAWGEATRDSLRVFSSLCQIFSEEDNYSQSRELLLQQEVKLQPSLESNSKKAPRSGSGSRGGGVVPYLGTFLKDLVMLDAASKDELENGYINFDKRRKEFAVLSELRRLQNECRGYDLRPDPDIQQWLRGLRPLTEAQSHRVSCEVEPPGTSDPPAPRVLRPTLVISQWTEVLGSVGGPTPLVSWDRPSVGGEEVPGTPAPLLTRLAQHMKWPSVSSLDSALESTPYLHSLADPSHLSPPASSPRPSRGHRRSASCGSPLSGGAEGASKGTEYRGGGSGPGASDCRIIRVQMELGEDGSVYKSILVTSQDKAPSVISRVLKKNNRDSAVASEYELVQLLPGERELTIPPSANVFYAMDGASHDFLLRQRRRPSTATLGLTSSPSASGTPPSEGGGGSFPRIKATGRKIARALF from the exons ATGCTCCCGCGGCCCCTGCGGCTGCTTTGGGACGCGAGTCCCCCCGGGGGAGTCGTGCTGAGCAGCTTCCGGAGCCGAGACCCCGAAGAGGGTGGGGGCCCAGGTGGCCGGGGCgtgggcggggggcaggaggaagaggaggaggaggaagaagacgAG GCCCCTGTGTCTGTCTGGGATGAGGAGGAGAATGGTGCCACCTTTACTGTCACAAGCCGCCAGTATCGGCCTCTTGATCCCTTG GCCCCGACGCCTCCCCCTCGGTCCTCCAGAAGGCTCCGAGCTGGCACTCTGGAGGCCCTGGTCAGACACCTGCTGGATGCCCGGACATCAGGGGCTGACGTGACCTTCACACCAGCTTTCCTGGCCACCCACAGGGCCTTCActtccacccctgccctgctAGGGCTTGTGGCTGACAG GCTGGAAGCCCTCGAATCTCATCCTACTGATGAACTAGAGAGGACAATAGG GGTAGCCACCTCTGTACTGTCAACCTGGCTGGCCTCTCACCCTGAGGATTTTGGCTCTGAGGTCAAGGGCCAGCTTGACCGGCTTGAGAGCTTCTTGCTTCGGACAGGGTATGCAGCAGGGGAGGGTGTTGGGGGGGGCAGCGCTGACCTCATCCGCAACCTCCGGTTCCGGGTGGACCCCCAGGCCCCCGACCTTCCTAAGCCCCTGGCCCTCCCCGGCGATCCCCCTGCTGACCCCACGGATGTCCTGGTGTTCCTCGCTGACCACTTGGCCGAACAGCTGACCCTGCTAGATGCG GAGCTGTTTCTCCATCTGGTCCCCTCTCAGTGCCTGGGGAGCCTGTGGGGTCACAGAGACCGGCCGGGACATTCCCACCTCTGCCCATCTGTCCGAGCTACTGTCACACAGTTCAACAAGGTGGCAGGGGCAGTGGTCAGCTCTGTCCTGGGAGCTACTTCAGCTGGAGAGGGGCCCGGGGAGGTGACCATTCGGCCACTGCGTCCTCCGCAGAGGGCCCGGCTCCTGGAAAAGTGGATCCGTGTGGCAGAG gagtgTCGTCTGCTCCGAAACTTCTCTTCGGTTTATGCTGTGGTGTCGGCCCTGCAGTCCAGCCCCATCCACAGGCTTCGAGCAGCCTGGGGGGAAGCCACCAG ggacagCCTCCGAGTCTTCTCCAGCCTCTGCCAGATCTTCTCCGAGGAGGATAATTATTCCCAGAGCCGGGAGCTCCTCTTGCAG CAGGAGGTGAAGCTGCAGCCCTCTCTGGAGTCAAATTCCAAGAAGGCTCCGAGGTCTGGCTCTGGCTCCCGGGGTGGG ggcgtggtcccataTCTTGGCACCTTCCTGAAGGACCTCGTGATGCTGGACGCAGCCTCCAAGGATGAGCTGGAG AACGGATACATCAATTTTGACAAGCGGAGGAAG GAGTTTGCTGTCCTTTCTGAGCTGCGGCGGCTCCAGAACGAATGTCGTGGCTATGACCTCCGACCTGACCCTGATATCCAGCAGTGGCTGCGAGGGCTTCGGCCGCTGACAGAGGCCCAGAG CCATCGAGTGTCCTGTGAGGTGGAGCCACCTGGTACCAGTGACCCTCCTGCCCCAAGGGTGCTTCGGCCAACACTGGTCATCTCGCAATGGACAGA ggtcctgggctctgtCGGGGGACCCACCCCCCTTGTCTCCTGGGACCGGCCCagtgtggggggagaggaggtACCTGGAACCCCTGCTCCTCTGTTGACCAGGCTGGCCCAG CACATGAAGTGGCCATCTGTCTCATCTCTGGACTCTGCCCTGGAAAGCACTCCATACCTGCACAGTCTGGCGGACCCCAGCCACctctctcccccagcctcctctcccagGCCTTCTCGAGGTCACCGCCGTTCCGCCTCCtgtggctccccactcagtgggggtGCAGAAGGGGCCTCCAAGGGGACTGAATACAGGGGTGGGGGATCTGGGCCAGGGGCCTCTGATTGCCGAATCATCCGAGTCCAGATGGAGCTGGGGGAAGATGGCAGTGTCTACAAGAGCATCTTG GTGACAAGCCAAGACAAGGCTCCAAGTGTCATCAGTCGTGTCCTTAAGAAAAACAATCGTGACTCTGCGGTGGCTTCGGAATATGAGCTAGTGCAGCTGCTACCAGGGGAGCGAG AGCTGACCATCCCACCCTCGGCTAATGTTTTCTATGCTATGGATGGAGCATCACACGATTTCCTCCTACGGCAGCGGCGAAGGCCCTCTACTGCTACACTGGGTCTCACCAGCAGCCCCTCAGCCTCAGGAACTCCCCcaagtgagggaggagggggttcTTTTCCCAGGATCAAGGCCACAGGGAGGAAGATTGCCCGGGCACTGTTTTGA